The Nitrospiraceae bacterium genome window below encodes:
- a CDS encoding PrsW family intramembrane metalloprotease, whose amino-acid sequence MPQRNISFIPGPQIGISRRYPLSYPSPYFYSNYRLIRLAGAASLGNYRRNQPKPGALLLMINRLQYRWTLGSMLFGAAVGTGFAAFESAGYALEQLLASGGGAMLDNITYRGFLSMVGGHVLWTSMVGAAIWRIRGDQDFHFGMVKDSRFLRVLGIAMALHMVWNMPFHLPLYMKELTLGFVAWVVILGLIQEGLNQIHQAQQEFLASKPPASS is encoded by the coding sequence GTGCCTCAACGGAACATTTCGTTCATACCAGGTCCTCAAATTGGTATTTCTCGGCGGTATCCTCTCTCTTATCCCTCTCCTTATTTTTATTCGAACTACCGGCTTATCCGGCTGGCTGGCGCCGCCAGCCTGGGGAATTATCGAAGAAATCAGCCAAAGCCCGGTGCATTGTTATTGATGATCAATAGACTGCAGTACCGCTGGACGCTGGGCAGTATGCTCTTTGGAGCTGCGGTCGGAACTGGATTCGCTGCCTTTGAATCAGCAGGCTACGCACTGGAACAACTCCTGGCGTCCGGCGGAGGTGCCATGCTGGATAACATTACCTATCGGGGATTTTTGAGTATGGTCGGCGGGCATGTGCTCTGGACATCCATGGTGGGAGCGGCCATATGGCGAATCAGAGGAGATCAGGATTTTCATTTCGGCATGGTCAAGGATTCACGGTTTCTGAGAGTCCTTGGGATTGCCATGGCCCTACACATGGTGTGGAACATGCCGTTCCATCTGCCGCTCTACATGAAAGAACTGACGTTAGGGTTTGTGGCCTGGGTCGTAATCTTGGGGTTGATTCAGGAAGGTCTCAACCAAATCCACCAAGCCCAACAGGAATTCCTCGCCTCAAAACCTCCAGCCTCTTCCTGA